A window of the Arachis duranensis cultivar V14167 chromosome 5, aradu.V14167.gnm2.J7QH, whole genome shotgun sequence genome harbors these coding sequences:
- the LOC107491106 gene encoding beta-carotene 3-hydroxylase 1, chloroplastic: MAAGLSAAIAWKPLLRPHHHHHNKHQSFNPHTPTPASFFRTHQKLATIKFTACVLMEDPKKTASSHVAESEKDEEETVVVYPQLVPPRVAERLARKKSERLTYLITAMMSSFGITSMAVFAVYYRFAWQFQGGEIPLSEMFGTFALSVGAAVGMEFWARWAHRALWHASLWHMHEGLGITVFGMAYMFVHDGLVHRRFPVGPIANVPYFRRVAAAHKLHHSDKFNGVPYGLFLGPKEIEEVGGLEELEKEISRRTKSYNNNNNNKNSS, encoded by the exons ATGGCGGCAGGACTCTCCGCCGCAATTGCCTGGAAGCCCCTCCTCCGtccccaccaccaccaccacaacaAACACCAATCCTTCAATCCTCACACTCCAACGCCTGCTTCCTTCTTCAGAACACACCAGAAGCTCGCAACTATAAAGTTCACTGCCTGTGTTCTCATGGAGGACCCCAAGAAAACCGCCAGTAGCCACGTGGCGGAAAGCGAAAAGGACGAAGAAGAAACCGTTGTGGTTTATCCTCAGCTGGTTCCGCCACGTGTCGCGGAGAGATTGGCCAGGAAGAAATCGGAGAGATTAACGTACCTTATTACCGCCATGATGTCTAGCTTTGGCATCACTTCCATGGCGGTCTTCGCTGTTTATTATAGATTCGCATGGCAATTTCAG GGTGGAGAAATTCCATTGTCTGAAATGTTTGGCACATTTGCTCTCTCCGTTGGTGCTGCT GTGGGTATGGAATTTTGGGCTAGGTGGGCACACAGAGCTCTCTGGCATGCTTCCTTGTGGCACATGCATGag GGTCTTGGAATCACAGTGTTTGGAATGGCTTACATGTTTGTGCACGATGGCTTGGTTCATAGGAGATTCCCTGTAGGTCCCATTGCCAATGTTCCCTACTTCAGAAGAGTTGCTGCTGCTCACAAA ctTCACCATTCGGACAAATTCAATGGGGTGCCATATGGCCTCTTTTTGGGACCAAAG GAAATTGAAGAAGTGGGAGGGTTAGAAGAGCTTGAGAAAGAGATTAGTAGGAGAACAAAatcttataataataacaataataataaaaatagttcatGA
- the LOC107491107 gene encoding septum site-determining protein minD homolog, chloroplastic has protein sequence MLSLHRLPGVPTAKQPLFPSTSTFTHPPRRPTCLFPQSKTLPKPPKFHKSPTALLQWNRKPQLSGETPRVVVVTSGKGGVGKTTTTANIGLSLARLDFSVVAIDADVGLRNLDLLLGLENRVNYTALEVLNGDCRLDQALVRDKRWSNFELLCISKPRSKLPLGFGGKALIWLVDALKSRTEGCPDFILIDCPAGIDAGFITAITPANEAILITTPDITALRDADRVTGLLECDGIRDIKMIVNRVRTDMIKGEDMMSVLDVQEMLGLPLLGAIPEDSEVIRSTNRGYPLVLNKPPTLAGLAFEQAAWRLVEQDTMQAVMVEEEPKRGFFSFFGG, from the coding sequence ATGCTCTCTCTCCACCGTCTCCCCGGCGTCCCCACCGCCAAACAACCACTTTTTCCGTCCACCTCAACCTTCACCCACCCACCACGACGACCTACATGCCTCTTCCCCCAATCCAAAACCCTACCAAAACCCCCAAAATTCCACAAATCCCCCACCGCCCTCCTCCAGTGGAACCGCAAACCCCAGCTCTCCGGCGAAACCCCCCGCGTAGTCGTCGTCACCTCCGGAAAAGGCGGCGTCGGCAAGACCACAACCACCGCCAACATCGGCCTCTCCCTCGCCAGACTCGACTTCTCCGTCGTCGCCATCGACGCCGATGTCGGCCTCCGCAACCTCGACCTCCTCTTAGGCCTCGAGAATCGCGTGAACTACACCGCCCTCGAGGTTCTCAACGGCGATTGCAGGCTCGACCAGGCTCTTGTCAGGGACAAGCGTTGGTCCAACTTTGAATTGCTCTGCATTTCAAAACCTAGGTCAAAATTGCCCCTAGGGTTTGGAGGAAAAGCCCTAATTTGGCTCGTCGATGCTCTCAAATCGCGCACAGAAGGTTGCCCTGACTTCATCCTCATTGATTGCCCCGCCGGCATCGACGCTGGATTCATCACCGCCATAACGCCGGCGAACGAGGCAATTCTGATAACCACACCAGATATAACTGCCCTTAGAGATGCTGATAGGGTTACTGGTTTGCTTGAATGTGATGGAATTAGGGACATAAAGATGATTGTGAATAGAGTTAGGACAGATATGATTAAGGGTGAGGACATGATGTCTGTTCTTGATGTACAAGAAATGCTAGGGTTGCCACTGCTCGGAGCGATTCCGGAGGATTCGGAGGTTATAAGGAGTACCAATAGAGGGTACCCTTTGGTTCTGAATAAGCCTCCAACATTGGCAGGGTTGGCATTTGAGCAAGCAGCTTGGAGGCTTGTGGAGCAAGATACAATGCAAGCTGTCATGGTTGAGGAGGAGCCAAAGCGTggctttttctccttctttggTGGCTAA
- the LOC107491108 gene encoding uncharacterized protein LOC107491108 — MDTMACNKGQHVRKAKKKQVKDELDRLKQAEKKKRRLEKALATSAAIISELEKKKQKKKEEQQRLDEEGAAIAEAVALHVLLGEDSEDSCKVVINDETCKTWNCDRNLDIFVGGERACFPHLYGGTWSVETRGWVTDAYRYGCKWGAAENGGWTFSSEPLGRNAHEKPLYEDATGWGRAGFSADLIAAQAVSSLQIAEADEERIIF, encoded by the coding sequence ATGGATACCATGGCATGTAATAAAGGGCAACATGTGAGGAAGGCCAAGAAGAAGCAGGTGAAAGACGAGTTGGATCGTCTCAAGCAGGCTGAGAAGAAAAAAAGGCGCTTGGAGAAAGCTCTCGCGACGTCTGCCGCCATCATTTCCgaattggagaagaagaaacagaagaagaaagaggaacaACAAAGACTAGATGAGGAGGGCGCTGCAATTGCCGAGGCCGTTGCTCTGCATGTTCTGCTCGGTGAAGACTCGGAGGATTCGTGCAAGGTTGTTATCAACGATGAAACATGCAAGACCTGGAACTGCGATCGTAATCTTGACATCTTCGTGGGTGGAGAGAGAGCTTGCTTCCCTCATCTATACGGCGGCACATGGTCTGTGGAAACAAGGGGTTGGGTCACTGATGCATACAGATATGGTTGCAAGTGGGGAGCTGCTGAAAATGGAGGGTGGACATTCTCATCAGAGCCTCTCGGGAggaatgcacatgaaaaaccaCTATATGAAGATGCAACAGGATGGGGGCGCGCCGGTTTCTCCGCTGATCTTATCGCCGCACAAGCAGTTTCGTCACTGCAGATTGCTGAGGCTGATGAGGAAAGGATTATCTTCTGA